The genomic DNA CATAACGAGCTTTAGTCTAGTGGGTGTTTTACGCTTCGTAGCCCAGCGCTGGGGACCCGCGAGTATGTGACAATAGTGTCATGGCTCGGAAGAACAAGCGCCGTCGGGATCAGAACCCGAAACGTGGCAGAAAGCATCGCAGCAGCGCTTCCTCAGGAGTCTCCCGGGCCCTCGGCGATACGAATTACACCCACGAACAAGCATTCGACGGAGGGTGGCATGTCCGGCACGTGACGTCCTGGCGTGCGGTCAAAGAGTATACGTGTCCGGGCTGTCTGGGAATGATCCCGCAGGGACAACCGCACGTGGTGGCCTGGCGATCGGACTGGTTGATGGGCGACGAAGATGCCGGGCAGCAGCGGCGACACTGGCACTCCGCCTGCTGGAAAAACCGTCAGCAGGATTTACGCTAGCGCGCGTCCTGATACGGGACATAGAGCTCCCGAACCAACACCAAGATGCCGGCCACGGTGGGGATAGCCATTAGCGCGCCCAACACCCCTAACAGCGAGCCGCCCGCAATGACCCCGATAACAGCGAGCGAGCCCGGGATGGCGACGGTGCGTTGCATGATACGCGGCGAAATGAGATAGGCCTCAACTTGTAAATAAATAAAGTAGATGATGGCGAAAATCAACGCGGATTGCCATCCGGCAAGGAACGCTAACGCGGTGATCACAATCCCGCCCGTCACCGCGCCCACCAACGGAATGAATGCCATAAACGCTGCAAAAATCGCCAATAATGCGACGTATTGCAGCCCCGCAACCGACACCGCGATGAAGGCCACGACGCCATTGAGGGTGGCCACCAGCGATTGGCCGACCACATAATGTCCCACCGAACCGGTGATTTTCTCAGATAAATACTCAAGGCGCTGGCGGCGCGAGCGAGGCGCCAGTCGGTACATCCAGGCTTTGATCGTGGGTAGTGATGCCAAAAAGTACAGCGTCAACACCACGACGATCAGCACGGAGAAGCCCACATTCAAGATGGCGGTACCGACACCCAAAATGCCGCCCAGCAGATTGCTGAGGTTGGTACTGTCCGCGACAAACCGGTTGACCTCGGTGGTGATAACCGTGGCGACATCGAACTCGTCGTCAATCGACCGGAAGAACTCGGATTCGATAAAGTCCGAGACCACGGTCGGCAGCCTTTGCACAAATTCGCTGGCCTGTTCCACGATGACCGGGACCAACGCGGAAAGAAAAAGCGTCGCGATACCCACGAGGAGCGCCACTGCGACTAAGACCCCCACACCTCGTGGCGCACCCCAGGACTGGATCTTCGATACGACGGGATCCAACCCCAAGGTAATAAAGAGTGCGGCCAGAATCCACACCAACAATTGGACGTTGGATGAGACCAACACATACAGGGCCAGGGCCAGCCCCACCCCGACGGTGAGCAAAAAACCGGTGCGGATGGGGCGGGAGACGACTTCGGCCGCGACCACGACCGGCGAATCGGAGGCTATCTCTTCGACCCCTTCGACGATCGGCGTGGTTGGGTAGTCCTCGGGATCGGGCAGGGTGAACTGTTGTTGTGCACGTCGGCCGGCCAATCGCCCCCGGGCACCAGTAATGCGCCCCTTGAGGTTCTTGAGCGCATTCGCCATATTCTGGCGTGGTGTTGGTTTTTCGGCCACGCTTAATACATTACGGCAGCACAGGGTCAACCGGGCAGACCCAACCGGCGCGGTGGAGCCCGGATTGCTACTATGATGGAAAGCTAGCCGGGTGGCATCTGCACAGGTGCGCCAAACCGAAAAGCGTATGAACAAAGGTGGCAGGTTTTGAAATCTCTGGGCGGTATCGGCGCCATCATCCTTGGCGTGGTGGCGATCTTAGTATCCGTTGGACTCCAAACAATCTGGGCGCCGCCAGCTGAATTCAACGCCACCACCCAAGACACGCAAGAGGCTCCGCTGACCATCGTCACCGAAGGTATCGATGTCGACCCGGATGATTCGATCGAATACACCGTCACGGGAGACGGCGAGTTCACCCTCATGTACGGCCAGCTCCGAGACGTCGAAGCCTGGGTTGGCGATGCCGCCCATAATCGTATCGACGGGGTCAACACCGATGTGGCGCGTGGCGAAGATCCAACCGTCAACATCACGTACGTCGATGGTGAAGCTGAGGTCCCAAATCCGGTCAACTCGGATCTTTGGTTGGCTACTCAAGACGTCACCGATGAGGTGACCCAACGCTGGACCAGTAGCGACGCCGGACAGTGGGCGCTGTTGATCGCTGCTGACGGTACCGCGCCGGCACCCGCAGATTTCAGTGTCTCCTGGGTCAATGTCGAACCGAACTCGCCGCTGATTACCCCGCTGATGATCGCCGGCATCGTTCTGATACTGGTCGGGATAGCGCTGCTCATCTGGCGCTTTCTGGAATTCCGTCGCCGCGCCAAGCGCACTTCAGGGCGCCGTGCCGCGGTCCGAGGCGACTACACCGGCTTGACCGCAGCGGATGTGCGGGCTGACACCGACTCGACCCAAGAAATCATGTCGATTCAACAGGTTCAGACGGGCGAACCGGTGACCAAGACCCAGGATGCCACCCTGATCGAGGAAGCCGGTGGCGACGACCCCGACCTTGCTGTTTCCGATCCTGCCACACCGGAGGAGACCTCCCCGGAAGCAGACCCGGACGACAGCGATACACCTAATGATTCCGACGACTTCAGTGGTGGGTCGACTGCGCCAGATGCGGACGAGCCGACCGAGACGTTGCCGGTCCAAGATGACACGGACGACGACGGTAAGCCTCGAGACAGTGGATTTCTGCGTCGTACCGTCACAGCGCTAACCGCTCTGGGGCTCGCAGCTGGCTTGGGAATTGGTCCTGCCCACGCAGAGCCGACCGAACCCGAAAACGAAGACATCGAAGAACAGATCGATGAAGAACAAATTGAAGACGAAGCCGATGCTGAAGAGACCGAGACCTTCCCGGTCGTTGTCGATACGCAGCTTGAGCGCATCCTCGACGCGGTGGCGGCCACGGTGCAGCGCGGCGATGACGAGCTCGATGCTGACGTCCTGACCGGCCGCGTAGCGGGTCAGGCGTTACGAGTTCGGGAAAACTTCTACGGCAACCTGGGCATCGAAGACGATTATGCTCAGCCAAATACGATCGCATCGGACCAAATCTTGGCCGCGTGGATGGAACGCGACGATTCGTTCCCCCGCACGATCTATGCAGTGACCACCGATGAAGACGGTGCTGAGATCCAGTTGCTGGTGCTGCGTCAACAGGATCCTCGTGCGCAATATCAGCTCATTAGTAACGCGCCCTTTGCTCCGGGGGCCGAAATTCCCGCCGGGAATCTCTCCGACGAAGAAGTCGAAGAAATCCCCGGGGATGAAGCAGCCGGCTTAGTTATGAGCCCAGATGCTGCGATCGAAGCGCTAGCTGACTATCTCACCGACCCCGACGCAGAGGCAGCCGATTCGATCGCGGATAACGAATGGATCGACCTGATTCACAATCATCAAGCCGAGCTGGAAGAAACCCACGGCGAGCACGATACCGACGTCTCGATATCTCGGTCAGTGTTCGATGACTCCGTGAACGCGGTGCGCCTGCAAGATGGCTCGGCCTTGGTCTTTGGTGCGATGAACTCGCTGGAATCGTTGATGCCGGAGGAGGACGCCACGGTGACGTTAAACCCGCTCACGCAAGAAATGGGCGACTTCTCAACCGATGAGGCTGAAGACCAGGTTCGCATTCGCTACCGCGAACAGTTTGCCCTCCACATTCCGGCCGAAGGGGAAATTTCGCTGGTCGGATATGAGACCGTCCAATCTACCGTTGACTGACCGGGCCACTAGACTGGACAGTAATTCCACGAGTTCGATCTGACAAGAAGAGGATTATGACGCAGCAGCCTAACAATTCACCAGATTCGACCCCGTCGCATTCTCGCGACGCCATCGACCTGTCGAACATCCCAGCCCAATCGTCGAACAGCTCGACCGGCGGGTCCGAACAGTCTTGGGTCCTGGATGACGTCGATCAGCAGTCCTTGCAGACCTTGTTGCAACACGCAGCCAGCGTGCCGCTGATTATCCACCTGGCAGCCCCTTCGAATCCAGCATCCAACCAGATTGACGCGGTACTGCAGCCGGCAATTGATGCACGCGCCGGGCGTATGGTGATGGGGCGAATAAATACCGAACGACATCCGGAACTACTCCAGATGTTCGGTGTGCCCTCGGCCCCGATGGTCATTGCGCTCATGGGTCAACAAGCCCTACCGCTGTTCAACGAGGCAGTCAGCGCCGACCAGCTGGAAAAGTTGCTGGATGAAATTAACGCCTCAGCAGTTCAAGCCGGACTTGCCGGCACCGTCCCACCGCTCGTTGAAGCCACCAATGCCGAGGGCCAAGCAGTGCTGCCACCGCTGCATCAAGAAGCCGCTGACGCGCTCCAGGCAGGCGACTTCGATGCCGCCATTGCCGCCTACGACAAAGCACTGGCCGAAAACCCGCAGGACGAACAGGCCATCTCGGGCAAGGCCCAGGTGGCCTTGATGCAACGCACCGCAAACGTCGATGCCCAGCAAGTTCGAGCAAATGCTGCTGACCACCCAGACGACGTTCAAGCCCAGATCGCGGTAGCTGATCTGGACCTCTACGGCGGTCATGTCCAAGATGCCTTCGATCGTCTGGTGTCGTTCATTGCTCGCAGTGCTGGTGACGATAAAGACACGGCCAGAAAACACCTGTTGGAGCTTTACACCGTCGTGGGCGACCACGATGAGCGGGTTTCGGCTTCGCGCCGGAAGCTTGCTGCTGCATTGTTCTAAATCGAGATGCTCACCTGAGTTACACAATGCTGACGTCCCCTGTCCGGATGAGAATTCTCTCGGACAGGGGATAATTTTGCCCCAAGTCGTTTTACACTGGAGGCATGTTAGAAAAAGCAGCCCTGGTGGATCCGCACCACGCCGTGGTCATCCGAGCTTTGGGAAAACAATTCGGCGAGAAAGTCGCCGTCAACGGCATCGACCTGACCATCCCGGCCGGGTCTTTTTATGGTTTCGTGGGCCCAAATGGCGCCGGCAAGACCACCACCATGTCCATGATGACCGGACTGTTGCGGCCCGACCACGGTCAAGTGTGGCTCCACGGCTTTGACATGTGGCAAGCGCCCCATGATGCTAAAGCCATTCTGGGAGTGCTCGTCGACGGGGCAGTCGTGTTCCCTCGACTCACCGGAGCCCAACTGATCACCTACTCGGGTCTACTACGCGGCATGGATGCCGAAGTGGTAGCAGAACGCGTCCCTGACCTCTTACGAGTTATGGACTTAGAAGATGCCGCCAACAAGATGGTGGCCGACTACTCAGCGGGCATGACGAAAAAGATCGGTCTGGCCGCAGCCATGATTCATTCCCCGCATGTGCTGGTCTTGGACGAGCCATTTGAGGCCGTCGACCCCGTATCGTCGGCACGCATCCGGGCAATCCTCAACGACTACGTCGCCTCGGGCGGTACCGTGATGATCTCATCACACGTGATGGACCTCGTGGAACGCACCTGTGATCACGTAGCTGTGATAGATCGCGGTGAAGTCCTTGCTTCCGGCCCGATGGCAGACGTCACTGCCGGCATGTCCTTAGAAGATCGTTTCGTGTCGATGGTCTCCACCGAACATGCCGGGGAGGGCCTGTCATGGTTTCACACCTAATCCGGTTGCGATACCGGCTGACCTGGAACGGTTTGCGCCGCTCCGTTGGTGCCACCATCGGAGCGATTTTTTCGGTCCTGGGTTATTTGTATTTGATTGCTCTGGCCTATCTGGTAGCCATCGTGGTCGCGATAACGCCCATCGATGAACTCAGCTACGCGAACCGGGGTGGGGTGTTGGTACTGGCCGCCGCGCTAGTACTGGTCGTGTGGATCGTGGGCCCAATCGTCTCGTCAGCCAGTAATCCCTTTACTAACCCCAAAAACTTTTTGCCATTCGCCATCCCGAATAAACAATTCATCAGTGGCGTGGTGCTCGGTGGGGTAGTGGCACCCACTGGGATCGGCACGTTCGTGCTGCTCTTCACCGGCGCGGTCCTGTGGGGCTGGCACCCGGCCGCAATCCTGGCCGGGGTGATCGCCACCATCCTGGGAACCTTGCTGTGTGTCATGGCAATGCAAGTCTTTGTTGGGCTGATGACCAATGTCATCTCCAAACGAGCAGTCCGCGATGCGCTGCAACTGATCGTCTTGGTGCCGTTGATGTTGGGTGGTTTCGTGCTCTTCGGCGCGATTGAAACTATCCAACAGTTCGTGGACATCTTGCCGACCATAGCGATGTGGGTGGCTTTTACCCCGGGCGGCTTCTTGGCCCTGCCGTGGTTCGTTGCCCAAGGTCAATGGGGATTGGCCGGCCTGCATATGGTAGTCATGCTGGTGTATCTTGCCGTTCTCGTCCTGGCCTATGAAGCGCTGCTCAACCGCGCTACCCGTACCGCAGGCACCGCTGGGGAGCAACAGCGTGAACAAGCCGGGCTGGGCCTGATCGGGCGGACCAAAACCCCGATGCAAGCCATTTGGGCGCGCGCTTTGCTGTACTGGTTCAAAGATCCCCGGTATTCCGCCAGCTTGGTGATCGTCGGGATTTTCATCCTCTTTGGTGTGTTAGAAACAACCGTGCTGGATATCGATTTCCTCTCGAGTTTCATCAAAATTCTGCCCGCGCTGATTGCCTACATGCTGGCGTTTTCGATTTCAGCGGACCTGTCCTATGACTCCACCGGTTTCTCGCTGCACATCACCTCCGGGGTCCGTGGCATCGACGACCGGCTCGGGCGGGTGCTTGCGTTGTTGACCTGGGCGTTGCCGCTGGTGGTGGTCGTGACGATCGCGATGACGATTGGCACCGGTGTGCCACATCAGTTAGCAGCCTGGTTGGGGCTGAGCGTCGGCGTGTTGTTTGTGGGGACTGGTTTGTCTGCGGTGCTTTCTGCACGCTACATCTACCCGGTGCCGCCGCCGGGCACCTCAGTGATGGCCTCACCCGAAGGTGGACTGGGGCGTACCATGCTCGTCCAAACACTCGGCATGACCGCCCAGATCCTCCTGTCAGCGCCGGTAATCGTCTTGGCCATCGTAGCCGTTGTGACCGACAGTCAGCTGTGGGGCATCGTGACGCTGCTGGTTGGTGCGGTCTACGGTCTCGGGATCCTGTGGGTCGGGGTCCGCCTTGGGGCAAAATGGTACGAACGGTCGCTTCCAGAAACGTATCAGTCCATCGTCAAGGTCACAGCGTTATACTGAGCACACACAGTCTGTCCTAGAGGCGTCTCTGCTGCGTCTCCGACTACAATGGAAGGCATGAATCCGATGAACTCCGTGTACGCTTCATCCACTGATCACGATCCACACGAAGATCCCAACGGTGGCGCAACCGGCGTGCTGGAGCGCGAAGAACAGCTCCAAGCCACCGAACCCGGTGACCATGAACGCTTCAAGCACTTCGTTCCTAAAGACAAACTGACGGAAGCCATTATCAATGGCACCCCCGTCGTTGCGCTCTGCGGAAAAGTCTGGGTGCCATCACGCGACCCAGAACGGTTCCCCATGTGTCCCTCCTGCCAAGAGATTTGGGACGAGCTAGAATCAGGGGACGACTCCGAAGGCTCCGGCAAAGGCCGTGGCTTCTTCGGGTTTGGTCGCAACAAATAAGATAGCACCACACAAATTTTGACCACCATACCC from Enteractinococcus fodinae includes the following:
- a CDS encoding AI-2E family transporter; translated protein: MAEKPTPRQNMANALKNLKGRITGARGRLAGRRAQQQFTLPDPEDYPTTPIVEGVEEIASDSPVVVAAEVVSRPIRTGFLLTVGVGLALALYVLVSSNVQLLVWILAALFITLGLDPVVSKIQSWGAPRGVGVLVAVALLVGIATLFLSALVPVIVEQASEFVQRLPTVVSDFIESEFFRSIDDEFDVATVITTEVNRFVADSTNLSNLLGGILGVGTAILNVGFSVLIVVVLTLYFLASLPTIKAWMYRLAPRSRRQRLEYLSEKITGSVGHYVVGQSLVATLNGVVAFIAVSVAGLQYVALLAIFAAFMAFIPLVGAVTGGIVITALAFLAGWQSALIFAIIYFIYLQVEAYLISPRIMQRTVAIPGSLAVIGVIAGGSLLGVLGALMAIPTVAGILVLVRELYVPYQDAR
- a CDS encoding tetratricopeptide repeat protein; amino-acid sequence: MTQQPNNSPDSTPSHSRDAIDLSNIPAQSSNSSTGGSEQSWVLDDVDQQSLQTLLQHAASVPLIIHLAAPSNPASNQIDAVLQPAIDARAGRMVMGRINTERHPELLQMFGVPSAPMVIALMGQQALPLFNEAVSADQLEKLLDEINASAVQAGLAGTVPPLVEATNAEGQAVLPPLHQEAADALQAGDFDAAIAAYDKALAENPQDEQAISGKAQVALMQRTANVDAQQVRANAADHPDDVQAQIAVADLDLYGGHVQDAFDRLVSFIARSAGDDKDTARKHLLELYTVVGDHDERVSASRRKLAAALF
- a CDS encoding ABC transporter ATP-binding protein, whose translation is MLEKAALVDPHHAVVIRALGKQFGEKVAVNGIDLTIPAGSFYGFVGPNGAGKTTTMSMMTGLLRPDHGQVWLHGFDMWQAPHDAKAILGVLVDGAVVFPRLTGAQLITYSGLLRGMDAEVVAERVPDLLRVMDLEDAANKMVADYSAGMTKKIGLAAAMIHSPHVLVLDEPFEAVDPVSSARIRAILNDYVASGGTVMISSHVMDLVERTCDHVAVIDRGEVLASGPMADVTAGMSLEDRFVSMVSTEHAGEGLSWFHT
- a CDS encoding DUF3039 domain-containing protein gives rise to the protein MNPMNSVYASSTDHDPHEDPNGGATGVLEREEQLQATEPGDHERFKHFVPKDKLTEAIINGTPVVALCGKVWVPSRDPERFPMCPSCQEIWDELESGDDSEGSGKGRGFFGFGRNK